A stretch of Flavobacterium sp. N1994 DNA encodes these proteins:
- a CDS encoding carboxypeptidase-like regulatory domain-containing protein has product MRYFTIFFLFLFSLSASAQNNPLPQKVTGTIVNDNTSLPISNVNVINVNKVKGVVTDSKGYFELEVNVSDTLHISSLGYQSLKIRVTNDWLKNGSAKILLTEKAIALEEVIVRKYDLTGYLEIDSKLIPDKENYRYSISGLSQGYETGDTSPGAFSKVLGSIFNPADMLYNFFGSKSNELKKLKKMKKDDTVRHLLESKFDRETLGVLLGIDKKEIAEVLTRCSYSEEFIKTANDLQIMDAISECYEQYKVLKKK; this is encoded by the coding sequence ATGAGATATTTTACCATTTTCTTTTTATTTCTATTTTCCCTAAGTGCTTCAGCACAAAATAATCCGCTTCCTCAAAAAGTTACTGGAACTATAGTTAATGATAATACTTCTTTACCTATTTCTAATGTAAACGTTATTAATGTAAATAAAGTAAAAGGTGTAGTGACGGATTCCAAAGGATATTTTGAATTAGAGGTCAATGTTAGTGATACGCTTCACATTTCTTCTCTTGGATATCAATCTTTAAAGATTAGAGTAACCAATGATTGGTTAAAAAACGGCAGTGCTAAAATTCTATTAACGGAAAAAGCCATTGCTCTAGAAGAAGTTATAGTAAGAAAATACGATTTAACAGGCTATCTCGAAATTGATTCCAAACTAATTCCCGATAAAGAAAATTATAGATACAGCATTTCTGGTTTATCACAAGGATATGAAACTGGAGATACTTCACCTGGGGCTTTTTCTAAAGTGTTAGGTTCTATTTTTAATCCAGCCGATATGTTGTATAATTTCTTCGGTAGCAAATCCAATGAGTTGAAGAAGCTCAAAAAGATGAAGAAAGATGATACTGTCAGACATCTATTAGAATCTAAATTTGATAGAGAAACACTAGGCGTCTTGCTCGGTATTGATAAAAAAGAAATAGCCGAAGTCCTTACCCGTTGTAGTTATTCTGAAGAGTTTATCAAAACAGCTAACGACTTGCAAATCATGGATGCCATCAGTGAATGCTACGAACAGTATAAGGTGTTGAAAAAGAAATAG
- a CDS encoding alkaline phosphatase family protein: MKKIYSLVAFVYMLFSATAIFSQVPSFSHIVIVVGENTASTAVFGSSNAPYINALAAQGAKFTNSFALSHPSQPNYLQLYSGSNQGVTTDGAIASKFTTANLGSELITAGKTYITYSDGLPSVGYDGTSSGSYVRKHNPAANWMGNGTNQISTTTNQPFTAFPTNFNSLPSVCFVMPDLCHDGHDSCAPLNNTILQYDTWISQNLDAYKQWCINNNSLLIVTYDEDDFTPTNKIATVFYGARVLVGEYAQTINHYNLLRTIEDSNALSSHAGSAATATPIDYCWTTLGIGTTTRNELKIVPNPVGADFLNFVDSQNTGLENNQPYTIVNMLGQKMTSGIIENDRVAITDLDKGIYCIEIAEADKIIVEKFIKE, translated from the coding sequence ATGAAAAAAATCTACTCACTTGTAGCATTTGTATATATGCTCTTCTCAGCAACTGCCATTTTTTCTCAAGTTCCTTCCTTTTCTCATATCGTTATTGTAGTTGGTGAAAATACAGCATCTACTGCTGTTTTTGGAAGTTCAAATGCGCCTTATATTAATGCGTTAGCTGCTCAAGGTGCAAAATTCACGAATTCATTTGCTTTATCACATCCAAGTCAGCCTAATTATTTACAACTCTATTCAGGGAGTAATCAAGGAGTAACTACGGATGGAGCTATTGCATCAAAATTTACTACAGCTAACTTAGGAAGTGAATTGATAACCGCTGGAAAAACATATATTACTTATTCTGATGGCTTGCCTTCTGTTGGTTATGATGGGACTTCTAGCGGTAGTTATGTCAGAAAACATAATCCTGCTGCCAATTGGATGGGTAATGGAACCAACCAAATATCAACAACTACTAACCAACCCTTTACGGCTTTTCCAACTAACTTTAATAGTCTTCCTTCTGTGTGTTTTGTAATGCCCGATTTATGTCACGATGGACATGATAGTTGTGCGCCATTAAATAATACCATATTGCAATACGATACTTGGATAAGTCAAAATTTAGATGCCTATAAACAATGGTGTATCAATAATAATTCATTGTTGATTGTAACTTATGATGAAGACGATTTTACACCAACAAACAAAATAGCCACAGTATTTTATGGAGCACGTGTTCTTGTTGGAGAGTATGCTCAAACTATTAATCATTATAACCTATTGAGAACGATTGAAGATTCAAATGCCTTATCAAGTCACGCTGGTAGTGCAGCTACAGCTACTCCAATTGACTATTGTTGGACAACTTTAGGTATTGGTACTACCACTAGAAACGAATTGAAAATAGTTCCGAATCCGGTAGGGGCTGATTTCTTGAACTTTGTTGATTCTCAAAATACAGGTTTAGAAAACAATCAACCTTATACTATAGTTAATATGTTAGGTCAAAAAATGACATCTGGCATCATTGAAAATGATAGAGTAGCTATCACTGATTTAGATAAAGGTATTTATTGTATTGAAATTGCTGAAGCCGACAAAATAATAGTTGAAAAATTTATAAAAGAGTAA
- a CDS encoding TrmH family RNA methyltransferase, whose product MIDLDYLAYLEDFLTDNRKERFATVLSNRTNHFTIAVEDVFQFHNTSAVMRSCEVFGIQEINIVEQRFGKDIDKEIAMGAQKWVDINKFENITTCIENLKDKGYQIIATTPHNDSCLLHDFDISKKSALFFGTEKEGLSEEVMSKADGYLKIPMVGFTESLNISVSAAIIIQDITTRLRQSNVNWQLSEEELLEKRLAWAKNSIKDIKRIEARYYSK is encoded by the coding sequence ATGATAGACCTTGATTACTTAGCTTATCTTGAAGATTTTTTAACAGATAATCGCAAAGAGCGATTTGCTACAGTATTATCCAATAGAACCAATCATTTTACCATTGCGGTAGAAGATGTCTTTCAGTTTCATAATACGAGTGCTGTGATGCGTAGTTGTGAGGTTTTTGGGATTCAGGAAATTAATATTGTCGAACAACGTTTTGGGAAAGACATTGATAAGGAAATTGCCATGGGGGCTCAGAAGTGGGTAGATATTAATAAGTTTGAAAACATCACTACTTGCATTGAAAACCTAAAAGATAAAGGCTATCAAATTATTGCTACTACACCACACAATGATTCCTGTTTATTACATGATTTTGACATAAGTAAAAAAAGCGCTTTGTTCTTTGGTACTGAAAAAGAAGGACTTTCAGAAGAAGTTATGAGTAAAGCGGATGGGTATTTGAAAATTCCAATGGTAGGATTTACGGAAAGTTTGAATATCTCTGTTTCAGCGGCTATTATCATTCAGGATATAACCACTCGCCTACGCCAATCCAATGTGAATTGGCAACTCTCTGAAGAAGAATTATTAGAAAAAAGATTAGCTTGGGCTAAGAATTCGATTAAAGATATTAAGCGAATTGAGGCAAGGTATTATTCAAAATAA
- a CDS encoding T9SS type A sorting domain-containing protein produces MKPNFYLISLTILVANALTAVAQNKILFDATKAEMCSNADWIIDADNHNIYFNSTTHIPYVSSGSTTGASNPQRIPTPAQSGITSTTPETYWDGGISAFAVDCAKQGYIVESLPYNGTISYGTASTQDLSNYKVFVVTEPNTLFTVSEKIAIMNFIANGGGLMMICDHAGSDRNFDGNDPPTVWNDFLSNNGVANDGLGILFDITSDVSGNSTSFAPLTVTSPYYSILHGTFGVPSQVKWTSGATMTVNTTNNTSVKGLVFKSGSSTTGTTNVYVAASTYQAGKVFAVGDSSIIDDGTGDTGDTLYTGYTVDASGNHQKLLMNGLIWLITTTLSASDFTIDSNHFTIAPNPTQDKQIHFTFSLDEVQNTTVSLIDTLGRIVKEVSFNDQLTTGINYQTIDASDLQAGIYSCKFSTPTTSKSVKVVLQ; encoded by the coding sequence ATGAAACCAAATTTTTACCTAATATCATTAACGATACTAGTAGCAAATGCTTTAACAGCAGTTGCTCAAAACAAAATACTTTTTGATGCAACTAAAGCAGAAATGTGTAGTAATGCCGATTGGATTATTGATGCCGACAATCATAATATTTATTTCAATAGCACCACACATATCCCTTATGTAAGTTCAGGCTCTACGACAGGAGCTTCCAATCCACAACGTATTCCTACTCCAGCACAATCTGGAATTACTTCAACAACTCCAGAAACCTATTGGGATGGTGGTATTTCAGCATTTGCTGTAGATTGTGCAAAACAAGGCTACATTGTTGAATCATTACCTTATAACGGTACTATATCATACGGAACAGCATCAACTCAAGATTTAAGCAACTATAAAGTTTTTGTTGTTACTGAGCCTAATACATTATTCACAGTTTCGGAAAAAATAGCCATTATGAATTTTATTGCCAATGGTGGTGGATTAATGATGATATGTGATCATGCTGGTTCTGATAGAAATTTTGATGGGAATGATCCGCCTACCGTTTGGAATGACTTTTTATCTAACAATGGAGTTGCCAATGATGGTTTAGGAATATTGTTTGATATTACTTCGGATGTTAGTGGTAATTCAACTTCATTTGCTCCATTGACTGTTACGAGTCCATATTATAGTATTTTACACGGAACATTTGGGGTTCCTTCACAAGTTAAATGGACTAGTGGAGCAACAATGACAGTAAATACAACTAATAACACTTCTGTAAAAGGATTGGTCTTTAAATCGGGCTCAAGCACAACTGGGACTACTAATGTATATGTTGCTGCATCGACTTATCAAGCAGGAAAAGTATTTGCAGTTGGAGACAGTTCTATAATAGATGATGGTACAGGAGATACAGGAGATACTTTATATACTGGTTATACTGTAGATGCCAGTGGAAATCATCAAAAATTACTCATGAATGGCTTAATTTGGTTAATAACTACTACATTATCAGCAAGTGACTTTACTATAGATAGTAATCATTTCACTATAGCACCAAATCCTACTCAAGACAAACAAATTCATTTTACATTTTCACTTGACGAAGTTCAAAACACCACGGTTTCATTAATAGATACATTAGGAAGAATAGTAAAAGAAGTGTCATTTAATGATCAGCTAACTACAGGAATAAACTACCAAACCATTGATGCTAGTGATTTACAAGCTGGAATATACAGTTGTAAGTTTTCAACACCTACAACTAGCAAAAGTGTAAAAGTAGTATTGCAATAA
- a CDS encoding non-canonical purine NTP diphosphatase, translating to MKLVFASNNQNKIKEIQSLLPDTIQILSLEAIGCHEEIPETANTIEGNAILKANYVSEKYGYNCFADDTGLEVEALNGEPGVFSARYAGEQKDASDNMDKLLDNLKDKTNRKANFKTVICLNLNGEQYLFTGIINGKIITKKIGTNGFGYDPIFIADGYTKTFAELTLQEKSAISHRGLAVKQLVDFCSKL from the coding sequence ATGAAGCTAGTCTTTGCCTCCAATAATCAAAACAAAATCAAAGAAATTCAATCCTTACTGCCTGATACTATTCAAATTTTAAGTTTAGAGGCAATAGGTTGTCATGAAGAAATTCCAGAAACTGCCAATACTATTGAAGGGAATGCCATCTTAAAAGCCAATTATGTTAGCGAAAAATATGGCTATAACTGCTTTGCTGATGATACTGGTTTAGAAGTCGAGGCTTTGAATGGTGAACCTGGAGTTTTTTCAGCACGATATGCAGGGGAACAGAAAGATGCCAGCGACAATATGGACAAATTATTGGACAATCTCAAAGATAAAACCAATAGAAAGGCCAACTTTAAAACCGTTATTTGTCTTAATCTAAACGGAGAACAATATCTTTTTACTGGAATTATTAATGGCAAAATCATTACTAAAAAAATAGGAACTAACGGTTTTGGTTACGATCCTATATTTATAGCAGATGGGTATACTAAAACCTTTGCTGAATTGACTTTACAAGAAAAATCAGCTATTAGTCATCGTGGTTTGGCGGTGAAGCAATTAGTAGATTTTTGTTCTAAATTGTAG
- a CDS encoding SIR2 family NAD-dependent protein deacylase, protein MKKKLVVLTGAGISAESGIKTFRDANGLWEGHDVMEVASPEGWLRNQEVVLDFYNQRRRQLHEVKPNKGHLVLAELEKDFDVHIITQNVDNLHEQAGSSKVLHLHGELLKVRSTKNEAYILDWNGDLVLGDVDDKGNQLRPHIVWFGEMVPALEEAVTITEQADYVAIIGTSLQVYPAASLMHYANPKALVFYIDPRPASINNLQNLLEVIPMNATDGVPFLREKLVHLK, encoded by the coding sequence ATGAAAAAGAAACTAGTTGTTTTAACAGGCGCAGGCATCAGTGCCGAAAGTGGTATCAAAACCTTTCGTGATGCTAATGGATTGTGGGAAGGTCATGATGTTATGGAGGTAGCTTCTCCTGAAGGGTGGCTCCGAAATCAAGAAGTAGTCTTAGACTTTTACAACCAACGAAGAAGACAACTTCACGAAGTAAAACCTAATAAGGGACACTTAGTTTTAGCCGAATTAGAAAAAGACTTTGATGTACACATCATTACCCAAAACGTAGACAACCTTCATGAACAAGCGGGTAGTAGTAAAGTATTGCACTTGCATGGTGAATTACTAAAGGTTAGAAGTACTAAAAACGAAGCCTATATTCTGGATTGGAATGGTGATTTAGTTCTTGGTGATGTAGATGACAAAGGCAACCAACTACGTCCTCATATAGTTTGGTTTGGCGAAATGGTTCCAGCGCTTGAAGAAGCGGTAACCATAACAGAACAAGCCGATTATGTTGCCATTATTGGAACATCACTTCAAGTATATCCTGCTGCCAGTTTGATGCACTATGCTAATCCAAAAGCTCTTGTTTTCTATATTGACCCAAGACCCGCTAGCATTAACAACCTCCAAAATCTCTTAGAAGTTATTCCCATGAATGCCACAGATGGAGTGCCTTTTTTAAGAGAAAAACTAGTACATTTAAAGTAG
- the purB gene encoding adenylosuccinate lyase, translating to MPLSTLNAVSPIDGRYRSKTKSLSNYFSEEALIKYRVLVEVEYFIALCEANLPQLQGVDPKVFESLRSLYKNFRTEDAIWIKETEKTTNHDVKAVEYFIKEKFETLGLSAYKEFIHFGLTSQDINNTAIPLSTKEAFQEVYLKSLIGVIAKLKELAMEWNDIPMLARTHGQPASPTRLGKEILVFVERLEEQMRSLFNIPFAAKFGGATGNYNAHHVAYPNVDWKQFGTTFVEDTLGLHHSFPTTQIEHYDHFAAFFDALKRINNIIIDLDRDIWTYVSMEYFKQKIKAGEIGSSAMPHKVNPIDFENSEGNLGIANAIFEHLSAKLPISRLQRDLTDSTVLRNIGVPIGHTLIAFDATLKGLNKLLLNESKFAEDLEKNWAVVAEAIQTILRREGYANPYEALKGLTRTNTAITKESIHEFIATLDVSDEIKVELMQITPSNYTGI from the coding sequence ATGCCACTATCCACTCTAAATGCTGTTTCTCCCATTGATGGAAGATATAGAAGCAAGACTAAATCGCTTTCAAATTATTTCTCTGAAGAAGCTTTAATTAAATACCGCGTTTTGGTTGAAGTGGAATACTTCATCGCTTTGTGCGAAGCTAATCTGCCACAATTACAAGGAGTGGATCCAAAAGTCTTTGAAAGCTTAAGAAGTCTCTATAAAAACTTCCGCACGGAAGACGCCATTTGGATAAAAGAAACAGAGAAGACCACCAATCACGATGTAAAAGCGGTAGAATATTTTATCAAAGAAAAATTTGAAACCTTAGGATTGTCAGCGTATAAAGAATTTATTCATTTTGGGTTAACCTCACAGGATATTAATAATACCGCTATACCATTATCTACTAAAGAAGCCTTCCAAGAAGTTTATTTGAAATCTTTAATTGGAGTAATAGCCAAGCTAAAAGAATTGGCTATGGAGTGGAATGATATTCCGATGCTTGCCAGAACTCACGGGCAACCCGCCTCACCAACTCGCTTAGGAAAAGAGATTCTAGTGTTTGTTGAACGTTTAGAAGAACAAATGCGTTCCCTTTTTAATATTCCGTTTGCGGCTAAGTTTGGAGGGGCTACCGGAAATTATAATGCCCACCATGTAGCTTATCCAAATGTAGATTGGAAGCAATTTGGCACCACTTTCGTCGAAGATACGCTAGGTTTACATCATTCTTTTCCAACGACACAAATAGAACATTACGATCATTTTGCGGCATTTTTTGATGCTTTAAAAAGAATCAATAACATTATCATTGATTTAGATCGAGACATTTGGACCTATGTATCGATGGAGTATTTTAAACAAAAGATAAAAGCAGGGGAGATAGGTTCTTCGGCTATGCCACACAAAGTAAATCCTATTGATTTCGAGAACTCAGAGGGGAACTTAGGGATTGCCAATGCTATATTCGAACATCTTTCTGCCAAACTCCCTATATCAAGATTGCAACGCGACTTAACGGATAGTACCGTGTTGAGAAATATTGGAGTGCCAATAGGACATACATTAATTGCTTTTGATGCTACCTTAAAAGGATTAAATAAGCTTTTACTCAACGAATCAAAATTTGCCGAAGACTTAGAGAAAAACTGGGCTGTTGTTGCAGAAGCCATTCAAACCATTTTAAGAAGAGAAGGCTATGCGAATCCATATGAAGCTTTGAAAGGATTAACTAGAACAAATACCGCAATTACTAAAGAATCAATTCATGAGTTTATTGCCACCCTTGACGTTTCTGATGAAATTAAGGTCGAACTGATGCAGATTACGCCGAGTAATTATACAGGGATATAA
- a CDS encoding ammonium transporter — translation MSTRKIVLSVILTTILILTFFSNLIFTNNSTPTSVVKFDTGDMAWMIVATALVLLMTPGLGFFYGGMVGKKNVISTMLQSFMAMVIVSILWIVIAYGLCFGPSIGGFIGNPIPNLFFNNVGTSTTWSLAPTIPLLLFALFQAKFAIITPALITGAFAERIRFWAYLLFMVLFILFVYAPLAHCTWHPDGVFFKMGVLDFAGGTVVHMSAGWAALAGAMFLGKRKVQKTNPARITYVLLGTGLLWFGWFGFNAGSAMGANSLAVQALATTTVAAAAAAMAWVFFDKILGHKLSAMGACIGAVVGLVAITPAAGYVSIPHAITIGIIASIVSNFAVSKFPKGKIDDALDVFACHGVGGMTGMVLTGVFASKAINPAVVDQGLLFGETKLFTNQLIALVCVSIFAFTASYPLFYIVNKITPLRVSEDKEELGLDITQHGEYL, via the coding sequence ATGTCTACAAGAAAAATTGTTTTAAGCGTGATACTCACCACGATTTTGATTTTAACTTTCTTTTCCAATCTTATCTTCACAAACAACTCAACCCCTACTTCAGTGGTAAAATTTGACACTGGTGATATGGCTTGGATGATTGTAGCTACGGCTTTAGTACTACTAATGACGCCAGGTTTAGGATTCTTTTATGGGGGAATGGTAGGCAAGAAAAACGTAATTAGCACCATGTTGCAAAGTTTTATGGCTATGGTCATTGTTAGTATATTGTGGATAGTCATAGCTTATGGTTTATGCTTTGGTCCTTCTATTGGGGGTTTTATTGGAAACCCAATACCCAATTTGTTTTTTAATAATGTAGGTACTTCTACCACATGGTCGTTAGCGCCTACTATACCATTACTACTTTTTGCTCTATTTCAGGCAAAGTTTGCTATTATTACCCCAGCTCTAATCACTGGAGCCTTTGCCGAAAGAATACGATTTTGGGCTTACCTCCTTTTTATGGTATTGTTTATTTTGTTTGTTTATGCTCCATTGGCTCATTGTACTTGGCATCCGGATGGGGTGTTCTTTAAGATGGGTGTTTTAGATTTTGCTGGAGGCACAGTAGTACACATGAGTGCAGGCTGGGCTGCATTGGCTGGAGCCATGTTTTTAGGAAAAAGAAAAGTCCAAAAAACCAATCCGGCTCGAATTACCTATGTCTTATTAGGAACTGGATTATTATGGTTTGGTTGGTTCGGATTTAACGCAGGTTCTGCTATGGGGGCTAATAGTCTTGCTGTTCAAGCCTTAGCTACGACAACAGTTGCAGCCGCTGCCGCTGCTATGGCTTGGGTCTTCTTTGATAAAATATTAGGGCATAAACTTTCAGCTATGGGCGCTTGTATCGGTGCGGTGGTAGGTTTGGTTGCTATAACTCCAGCTGCAGGCTATGTGAGCATTCCTCATGCTATCACTATTGGAATCATAGCTAGTATCGTTAGTAATTTTGCCGTTAGTAAATTTCCAAAAGGAAAAATTGATGATGCCCTTGATGTATTTGCCTGTCACGGAGTTGGCGGGATGACCGGAATGGTTTTAACAGGTGTCTTTGCCTCAAAAGCCATCAATCCAGCTGTAGTAGACCAAGGGTTATTATTTGGAGAAACCAAGCTGTTTACCAATCAATTAATTGCTTTGGTTTGTGTTTCTATCTTTGCTTTTACGGCTTCGTATCCTCTTTTTTATATTGTCAATAAAATTACTCCACTCCGAGTTAGTGAGGATAAAGAGGAATTAGGATTGGATATTACACAACATGGGGAGTATTTGTAA
- a CDS encoding DEAD/DEAH box helicase produces MNKFEQLGLNESLLLAIKDLGFENPSEVQEKAIPVLLEQNTDLVALAQTGTGKTAAFGFPLIQKLDAEDRSTQALILSPTRELCLQITNEIKQYSKYVKGLHTVAVYGGASITEQAREIKRGAQIIVATPGRMQDMINRGLVNIKNISICILDEADEMLNMGFYEDIVSILSDTPDEKNTWLFSATMPAEVARIAKKFMHDPAEVTVGSKNSGSATVSHEFYCVNARDRYEALKRLADANPDIFSVVFCRTKRDTQAVAEKLIEDGYNAAALHGDLSQAQRDGVMKSFRGRQIQMLVATDVAARGIDVDNITHVVNYQLPDEIETYNHRSGRTGRAGKLGTSIVIITKSELRKISSIERIIQQKFQEKTIPSGMEICEIQLLHLANKIKDTEVDHEIDNYLPAINEVLDGLSKEELIKKMVSVEFNRFINYYKKKRDLSGEKGGERSERSSEPREIRAGDPVRYFVNIGARDDFDWMQLKDFLKDTLDLGRDDVFKVDVKEGFSFFNTDGEHTDKVMSVLNGYDLNGRRINVEISKNDGGSRERRDHNGRSGGGERRSSGGFRGERSSGGDRRSGGGSFGPRKEGGFRSERSSAPREGGFSSDRPAREGGFRSDRNAAPRREPGSAQRGEERAPRRSEGSTDKPAGRSFEAAKNRRPRKS; encoded by the coding sequence ATGAATAAATTTGAACAATTAGGTCTGAATGAGTCGTTACTGCTGGCGATCAAAGATCTAGGATTTGAGAATCCGTCAGAAGTGCAAGAAAAAGCGATTCCAGTACTATTGGAACAAAACACAGACTTAGTAGCTTTAGCACAAACAGGTACAGGGAAAACGGCAGCTTTCGGTTTTCCACTAATCCAAAAATTAGATGCTGAAGACAGAAGTACGCAAGCGTTAATTTTATCCCCAACGCGTGAGCTTTGCTTACAAATCACCAATGAGATTAAACAATACTCAAAATATGTAAAAGGTTTACATACAGTGGCAGTTTATGGTGGTGCTAGCATTACAGAACAAGCCCGAGAAATTAAACGTGGAGCCCAAATTATCGTAGCTACTCCAGGGAGAATGCAAGACATGATTAATCGTGGTCTTGTCAACATTAAAAACATCAGTATCTGTATTCTTGATGAAGCGGATGAGATGTTGAACATGGGATTTTATGAAGATATCGTTTCGATATTATCGGATACTCCAGACGAAAAAAACACATGGTTGTTCTCAGCAACAATGCCTGCAGAGGTAGCGAGAATTGCTAAGAAATTTATGCATGACCCTGCTGAAGTTACTGTAGGTTCTAAAAACTCTGGTTCAGCTACTGTTTCACACGAATTTTACTGTGTGAATGCTCGTGACCGTTATGAAGCACTAAAACGATTGGCAGATGCTAATCCAGATATCTTCTCTGTAGTTTTTTGTAGAACTAAAAGAGATACTCAAGCTGTTGCTGAAAAGCTAATTGAAGATGGATACAATGCAGCTGCTTTGCATGGCGATTTATCTCAGGCACAACGTGATGGTGTAATGAAATCGTTTAGAGGTCGTCAAATTCAAATGCTTGTTGCGACTGATGTTGCGGCTCGTGGAATTGACGTTGATAATATTACACACGTAGTAAACTATCAATTGCCAGACGAAATCGAAACCTACAATCACCGCTCTGGTCGTACAGGTCGTGCAGGTAAATTAGGAACTTCTATCGTAATTATCACTAAAAGTGAATTGCGTAAAATTTCTTCTATCGAAAGAATCATCCAACAAAAATTTCAAGAAAAAACGATTCCTTCTGGAATGGAAATCTGTGAAATCCAATTATTGCACTTAGCTAATAAAATTAAAGATACTGAAGTTGACCATGAAATAGATAACTATCTTCCGGCTATCAACGAAGTGCTTGATGGTTTATCGAAAGAAGAATTAATCAAGAAAATGGTATCGGTTGAATTCAACAGATTCATCAATTACTACAAAAAGAAACGTGATTTATCAGGTGAAAAAGGTGGTGAAAGAAGCGAACGCAGTTCAGAGCCTAGAGAAATTAGAGCTGGAGATCCTGTTCGTTATTTCGTAAACATTGGCGCTAGAGATGATTTTGATTGGATGCAATTGAAAGATTTCTTAAAAGATACTTTAGATTTGGGTCGTGATGATGTTTTCAAAGTGGATGTAAAAGAAGGGTTCTCTTTCTTTAATACCGACGGAGAGCATACCGACAAAGTGATGTCAGTTCTTAACGGATATGATTTGAACGGAAGAAGAATCAATGTTGAAATCTCTAAAAACGATGGTGGAAGCCGTGAAAGACGTGACCATAACGGAAGAAGTGGTGGTGGAGAAAGAAGAAGCTCAGGCGGATTCAGAGGGGAACGCAGTTCCGGTGGAGATAGAAGAAGTGGTGGTGGTAGTTTCGGACCAAGAAAAGAAGGTGGTTTCCGTAGCGAAAGAAGTTCTGCTCCAAGAGAGGGAGGTTTTTCATCTGACAGACCAGCCAGAGAAGGTGGATTCAGAAGCGATAGAAATGCTGCTCCAAGAAGAGAACCTGGTTCCGCTCAAAGAGGGGAAGAAAGAGCGCCAAGACGTTCTGAAGGAAGTACTGATAAACCAGCTGGACGTTCGTTTGAAGCTGCTAAAAACAGAAGACCAAGAAAAAGCTAA